A single genomic interval of Sphingopyxis sp. CCNWLW2 harbors:
- the phbB gene encoding acetoacetyl-CoA reductase has product MTRVAIVTGGSRGIGEAISLKLKEQGVTVVANYGGNDEKAREFTDRTGIAAIKWDVGDHQACLDSCARIAEEFGPIDIVVNNAGITRDGTLARMSYDDWDDVMRVNLGGCFNMAKATFGGMVERGWGRIVNIGSINGQAGQYGQVNYAAAKSGIHGFTKALAQEGAKKGVTVNAIAPGYIDTDMVAAVPPQVLEKIVAKIPVGRLGQADEIARGVAFLCSEDAGFVTGSTMSINGGQHMY; this is encoded by the coding sequence ATGACACGCGTAGCAATCGTTACCGGTGGCAGCCGCGGCATCGGGGAAGCGATTTCCCTGAAACTGAAGGAACAGGGCGTCACCGTCGTCGCCAACTATGGCGGAAATGACGAAAAGGCGCGCGAATTCACCGACCGCACCGGCATCGCGGCGATCAAATGGGACGTCGGCGATCATCAGGCGTGCCTCGACAGCTGCGCGCGGATCGCCGAGGAATTCGGCCCCATCGATATCGTCGTCAACAATGCCGGCATCACCCGCGACGGCACGCTCGCGCGCATGAGCTACGACGACTGGGACGACGTGATGCGCGTCAACCTCGGCGGCTGCTTCAACATGGCGAAGGCGACCTTTGGCGGCATGGTCGAGCGCGGCTGGGGCCGCATCGTCAACATCGGGTCGATCAACGGCCAGGCAGGGCAATATGGCCAGGTCAACTATGCCGCCGCGAAATCGGGCATCCACGGCTTTACCAAGGCGCTGGCGCAGGAAGGCGCCAAAAAGGGCGTGACGGTCAACGCGATCGCGCCGGGCTATATCGACACCGACATGGTCGCCGCGGTCCCGCCGCAGGTGCTGGAAAAGATCGTCGCAAAGATCCCTGTAGGCCGTCTCGGCCAAGCCGACGAGATCGCACGCGGTGTCGCGTTCCTGTGCAGCGAGGATGCGGGTTTTGTGACCGGGTCGACGATGAGCATCAATGGCGGACAGCATATGTACTGA
- a CDS encoding helix-turn-helix domain-containing protein translates to MGWHAISALCKPARRSGANADRLMTGLQALTEKEKETLRLLVDGHDAKSMARHLGLSVHTINERLRDARRKMSASSSREAARQLREIERQDPQFLADSGLGDGAAATGMGELRAPAGTRRMLRGFGWIAGGVFMSISLALFALSSLSGTTPTPASAPATLPTETLSAPASETAAVRSAR, encoded by the coding sequence TTGGGGTGGCACGCCATTTCGGCGCTCTGTAAACCGGCCCGCCGATCCGGCGCGAATGCAGACAGGCTTATGACAGGACTTCAGGCGCTCACCGAAAAAGAAAAAGAGACGTTGCGCCTGCTGGTCGATGGCCATGACGCAAAATCGATGGCGCGGCATCTGGGGCTGTCGGTCCATACGATCAACGAACGGCTGCGCGATGCGCGGCGAAAGATGTCGGCGTCGAGCAGCCGCGAGGCCGCCCGGCAACTGCGCGAGATCGAAAGACAGGACCCCCAATTTCTTGCGGACAGCGGTTTGGGGGATGGGGCCGCCGCCACCGGTATGGGAGAGCTTCGGGCACCGGCCGGGACGCGGCGCATGTTGCGCGGCTTCGGCTGGATAGCCGGAGGAGTATTCATGTCGATCAGCCTTGCCCTTTTTGCCCTTTCGTCCCTGTCCGGAACCACGCCGACACCGGCGTCCGCACCCGCCACGCTGCCAACCGAGACGCTCTCGGCGCCCGCGTCCGAAACCGCCGCAGTTCGGTCGGCGCGGTAG
- a CDS encoding DUF7010 family protein: MTEASLAAAQHDLSRAYAGGAPGVLVSGLVWLIAGTVWQLHGTTAAFATLFFGGMAIHPLGVLIERAAFKAPKATIGKPLETLAIEATIPLFTGVLITWVLLVRAPDLAIPVFAAIVGARYFLFRTMYGEIAYWALGGAILLIAALALFGIGLPLNLGFLVGIVELIAAALILRRWRARR; the protein is encoded by the coding sequence ATGACCGAAGCCTCGCTCGCCGCCGCCCAGCACGACCTCTCGCGCGCTTATGCCGGCGGCGCTCCCGGCGTGCTCGTCTCGGGCCTCGTCTGGCTGATCGCGGGGACGGTGTGGCAGCTTCACGGCACCACGGCCGCCTTCGCCACGCTGTTCTTCGGCGGCATGGCGATCCATCCGCTGGGAGTCCTGATCGAGCGCGCCGCGTTCAAAGCGCCCAAGGCGACCATCGGCAAGCCGCTCGAAACGCTGGCGATTGAAGCGACGATCCCGCTGTTCACCGGCGTCCTGATCACATGGGTATTGCTGGTCCGCGCGCCCGATCTCGCGATCCCCGTCTTTGCCGCGATCGTCGGCGCGCGCTATTTCCTCTTCCGGACGATGTATGGCGAGATCGCCTATTGGGCGCTCGGCGGCGCGATCCTGCTCATCGCCGCGCTCGCGCTGTTCGGCATCGGCCTTCCGCTCAACCTCGGCTTCCTCGTCGGCATCGTCGAACTGATCGCCGCCGCGCTCATCCTGCGGCGCTGGCGCGCCCGCCGTTGA
- a CDS encoding ribbon-helix-helix domain-containing protein has protein sequence MSAPLHPPVKRSVTIAGHPTSISLEPMFWDALEAEAARRALPVNALVARIDVERMEADDPPNLTSAIRQWLWRERSAAPRSESP, from the coding sequence TTGAGCGCGCCCTTGCACCCCCCGGTCAAACGCTCGGTGACGATCGCCGGCCATCCGACCTCGATCAGCCTCGAACCGATGTTCTGGGACGCACTGGAGGCCGAAGCGGCGCGGCGGGCACTGCCCGTCAACGCGCTCGTCGCGCGGATCGACGTCGAGCGGATGGAGGCCGACGATCCGCCGAACCTGACCTCGGCGATCCGGCAATGGCTGTGGCGGGAGCGGAGCGCCGCTCCCCGATCAGAGAGCCCTTAG
- a CDS encoding ATP-grasp domain-containing protein: protein MPFQPRVAILVPAPDYYEKWQPAFARKAAALTAAGLIVEQRVWTDPGDLAGYDLVLPLFAWGYQRDVAGWYALLDRLEEARLPVANPVAVLRWNSDKAYLGELGAKGVAVVPTVEVAALDDASLTEAMSELATDEVVIKPAISGGADGTHRIAPGAPIPADAMGARRLVQPLMPGILTEGEYSLFFFAGKFSHAIVKRPAAGDFRVQEQFGGREEPCEASDPAQALAAQALAAAPAPPVYARVDMVGDAAGKLHIMELELIEPSLFLHHAPDKGVAFGLAVAQALI, encoded by the coding sequence ATGCCGTTCCAGCCCCGCGTCGCGATCCTCGTCCCGGCGCCCGACTATTATGAAAAATGGCAGCCCGCCTTTGCCCGCAAGGCGGCGGCGCTGACCGCGGCCGGGCTGATCGTCGAACAGCGCGTGTGGACTGACCCCGGCGACCTCGCGGGTTATGATCTGGTGCTGCCGCTCTTCGCGTGGGGCTATCAGCGCGACGTCGCGGGCTGGTACGCGCTGCTCGACCGACTGGAGGAAGCGCGCCTGCCGGTGGCCAATCCGGTGGCGGTGCTGCGTTGGAACAGTGACAAAGCCTATCTCGGCGAACTCGGAGCAAAGGGTGTCGCGGTTGTGCCGACGGTCGAGGTTGCGGCGCTCGACGACGCGAGCCTCACCGAAGCGATGTCCGAGCTCGCGACCGACGAGGTCGTGATCAAGCCGGCGATCTCGGGCGGCGCCGACGGAACGCATCGCATCGCGCCCGGCGCACCGATTCCTGCCGACGCAATGGGCGCGCGGCGGCTGGTCCAGCCGCTGATGCCCGGCATCCTGACCGAGGGCGAATATTCGCTCTTCTTCTTCGCCGGCAAGTTCAGCCACGCGATCGTCAAGCGGCCCGCCGCGGGCGACTTTCGCGTCCAGGAGCAGTTCGGCGGGCGCGAAGAGCCGTGCGAGGCGAGCGACCCCGCGCAGGCTCTTGCTGCGCAGGCGTTGGCGGCTGCCCCGGCGCCGCCGGTTTACGCGCGCGTCGACATGGTCGGCGATGCCGCGGGCAAGCTCCACATCATGGAACTCGAACTGATCGAGCCGTCGCTGTTCCTGCATCACGCGCCCGACAAGGGGGTGGCGTTCGGGCTGGCGGTGGCGCAGGCTCTGATCTAG
- a CDS encoding NAD-glutamate dehydrogenase produces MSQNLSDTPETDTTTSTAKIPSKIAAAYLAALRGSALPGEGDDMDKAALADASQFAARAALDRAPETPSLLLEPIAADGTDRRMRLVIINDDMPFLVDSTSQAVAAQGLSVHRILHPVVAVKRDAKGHLQEAGDGGTRESVIYIELERGDARARRRLLDGLEAALRDVRAAVRDWRAMRAAMLADAAMRVEGEAAELLRWFEGGSMTQLGHEWRTRDGKVQDSLGISESSESQLLSPAALEAAFAWFDKGGHAPLLIKSNRLSAVHRRVLLDLVIVPEVKGKKVERLSIHAGLWTSQALSAPPAKVPMLRAQLEALMAKFGFDPTGHAGKALAHALTALPHDLLIAFDAASLEELVLTSMSITDRPRPKVVTVQSALGRHLFAFVWLPRDEVSTGRRLAVESLLVREAKAGVIGWTMVLEDGGAALLRYTLDLRSGGVVPDTEALNAQLEQMVRGWQPEVEAALAKRGDPGRAAALAARFAPTFPPNYRNLYNPEEAARDILRLRDLDAANPRSVRLARKSLDGDDRLRLKVYSAAGPLALSAVVPALEHFGFEVLEEIPTALQSRAPGAEGEDEQAIVIHDFTLRLPANVDELALLPYAEVIEGAIAAVLDGRAENDAFNELVLTNQTDPRAIVWLRAWFRYLRQGGSAYGMDTVVSALRHAPTLTAALIERFRALHDPKARDAKRAEALEADIMAGFADIKSIDEDRILRLFHAVIGATLRTNAFAPAAEEALAFKIDSAQVPGLPKPLPWREVWVYSPRVEGIHLRAGPVARGGLRWSDRRDDFRTEILGLMKAQRVKNAVIVPTGAKGGFYPKALPDVSLDRDAWFAEGTECYRIFIRSLLSITDNLVAGKVVHPKGVVIHDGDDPYFVVAADKGTATFSDVANGLAMERDFWLGDAFASGGSKGYDHKAMGITAKGAWLSVRRHFAEMGVDVQSDTIRVAGCGDMSGDVFGNGMLLSKAIQLTAAFDHRHIFLDPNPDPAKSWKERERMFNLPRSSWADYNEKLISKGGGIFPRSQKSIPLTPEVQALLGLSVSEIDPISLISAILKAPVDLLWFGGIGTYVKAASQNNAEVGDPANDALRVDAEDLRVKAVGEGANLGTTQAARIAFSAKGGRINTDFIDNSAGVDCSDNEVNIKIALNREMAEGRLSQDDRDALLVRMTDNVSELVLEDNRLQALALSIAEKGGSAAVPSLVRLMETFEASGRLDRKVEGLAANDELLRRAAEGRGLTRPELAVLLSTAKLALQDAIENSDLPDDPALGSDLAAAFPDEMQRDFAAAIADHQLRREIIATKIANRIINRMGIVHPFELVEEEGCALGDIAAAFVAVERLLEMPAIWDALDAAKIDESIRLSLFAQAASAMTSQMADLLRVTQTLSQPGPVVARLEPGVDRLNASVDALLSPSVKHQWDMLTRQLLDAGAPEALTASVVRLFKTDGAIGIVDLAERRGDDEVAVTSAFTHLGEALGLDWAQTLAAHMSPADPWERLLVNSLARDFQQMRLTFLAGLPKGDLDAAVTKWLADHAPRVEQFRATVDRARMIPSPNGAMLSHIAGQARGLLGR; encoded by the coding sequence ATGTCTCAGAATTTGTCCGACACGCCGGAAACGGACACCACCACCTCCACCGCCAAAATTCCTTCGAAAATCGCCGCCGCCTATCTGGCGGCGCTGCGTGGCAGCGCGCTGCCGGGCGAGGGCGACGATATGGACAAGGCTGCGCTTGCCGATGCGAGCCAGTTCGCCGCGCGCGCCGCGCTCGATCGTGCGCCCGAAACGCCGTCGCTGCTGCTCGAACCGATCGCTGCCGACGGCACCGACCGCCGGATGCGGCTGGTCATCATTAACGACGACATGCCCTTCCTCGTCGATTCGACGTCGCAGGCGGTCGCCGCGCAGGGGCTGTCGGTTCACCGCATCCTTCACCCCGTCGTCGCGGTGAAGCGCGATGCCAAGGGGCATCTGCAGGAAGCGGGCGACGGCGGAACCCGCGAATCGGTCATCTATATCGAACTCGAACGCGGCGACGCGCGCGCCCGCCGCCGCCTGCTCGACGGGCTCGAAGCCGCGCTGCGCGACGTCCGCGCGGCGGTACGCGACTGGCGCGCGATGCGCGCCGCGATGCTCGCCGACGCCGCGATGCGCGTCGAGGGCGAAGCCGCCGAACTGCTGCGCTGGTTCGAGGGCGGGTCGATGACCCAGCTTGGCCACGAATGGCGGACGCGCGATGGCAAGGTTCAGGATTCGCTGGGGATCAGCGAGAGCAGCGAAAGCCAGCTGCTGTCGCCCGCGGCGCTCGAAGCCGCTTTTGCTTGGTTCGACAAGGGAGGCCATGCTCCGCTATTGATCAAGTCGAACCGCTTATCGGCGGTGCACCGCCGCGTGCTGCTCGACCTCGTGATCGTGCCCGAAGTGAAGGGCAAGAAGGTCGAGCGCCTGTCGATCCATGCCGGCCTGTGGACGAGTCAGGCGCTGTCGGCGCCGCCCGCGAAGGTGCCAATGTTGCGCGCGCAGCTCGAAGCACTGATGGCGAAGTTCGGTTTCGATCCCACGGGCCATGCGGGCAAGGCACTCGCGCATGCACTGACCGCGCTGCCGCACGACCTGCTGATCGCGTTCGACGCCGCCTCGCTCGAAGAGCTGGTGCTGACTTCGATGTCGATCACCGACCGGCCGCGGCCGAAGGTGGTGACGGTGCAGAGCGCGCTGGGCCGCCACCTGTTCGCCTTTGTCTGGTTGCCGCGCGACGAAGTGTCGACCGGCCGCCGCCTCGCGGTCGAATCGCTGCTGGTGCGCGAAGCGAAAGCCGGCGTGATCGGCTGGACGATGGTGCTCGAAGACGGCGGCGCGGCGCTGCTGCGCTACACGCTCGACCTGCGCAGCGGCGGCGTTGTTCCCGATACCGAGGCGCTCAACGCGCAGCTCGAACAGATGGTGCGCGGCTGGCAGCCCGAGGTTGAGGCGGCGCTGGCGAAGCGCGGCGACCCGGGCCGCGCGGCGGCGCTTGCGGCGCGCTTTGCGCCGACCTTCCCGCCCAATTACCGCAACCTTTACAATCCCGAGGAAGCCGCGCGCGACATTCTGCGCCTGCGCGATCTCGACGCCGCCAACCCGCGCAGCGTCCGCCTTGCGCGCAAGAGCCTCGACGGCGACGACCGGCTGCGGCTCAAAGTCTATAGCGCGGCCGGCCCGCTCGCGCTGTCCGCGGTGGTCCCCGCGCTCGAACATTTCGGCTTCGAGGTGCTCGAGGAAATCCCGACCGCGCTGCAGAGCCGCGCCCCCGGCGCCGAGGGCGAAGACGAACAGGCGATCGTGATCCACGATTTTACGCTGCGGCTGCCCGCCAATGTCGACGAGCTCGCGCTGCTTCCCTATGCCGAAGTGATCGAGGGCGCGATCGCGGCGGTGCTCGACGGGCGCGCCGAGAATGACGCGTTCAACGAACTCGTGCTCACCAACCAGACCGATCCGCGCGCGATCGTGTGGCTGCGCGCCTGGTTCCGCTATCTGCGCCAGGGCGGTTCGGCTTACGGCATGGACACGGTCGTCAGCGCGCTGCGCCACGCGCCCACGCTGACCGCCGCGCTGATCGAGCGTTTCCGTGCTCTTCACGATCCCAAGGCGCGCGATGCGAAGCGCGCCGAGGCGCTCGAAGCCGACATCATGGCGGGCTTTGCCGACATCAAGTCGATCGACGAGGATCGCATCCTCCGCCTCTTCCACGCGGTGATCGGCGCGACGCTGCGCACCAACGCCTTCGCGCCCGCGGCCGAGGAAGCGCTCGCGTTCAAGATCGATAGCGCGCAGGTTCCCGGCCTGCCCAAGCCGCTGCCCTGGCGCGAAGTGTGGGTCTATTCGCCGCGCGTCGAGGGCATTCACCTCCGCGCCGGTCCGGTCGCGCGCGGCGGGCTACGCTGGTCTGATCGCCGCGACGACTTCCGTACCGAAATCCTCGGGCTGATGAAGGCGCAGCGCGTCAAGAACGCGGTGATCGTGCCGACCGGCGCGAAGGGCGGATTCTATCCCAAGGCGCTGCCCGACGTGTCGCTCGACCGCGATGCGTGGTTCGCCGAGGGCACCGAATGCTATCGCATCTTCATCCGCTCGCTTCTGTCGATCACCGACAATCTGGTCGCGGGCAAGGTCGTGCATCCGAAGGGCGTCGTGATCCACGACGGCGACGATCCTTACTTCGTCGTCGCCGCCGACAAGGGCACCGCGACCTTCTCCGACGTCGCCAATGGGCTCGCGATGGAGCGCGACTTCTGGCTTGGCGACGCGTTCGCGAGCGGCGGGTCGAAGGGTTATGACCATAAGGCGATGGGTATCACCGCCAAGGGCGCGTGGCTCTCGGTCCGGCGCCACTTCGCCGAAATGGGCGTCGATGTGCAGAGTGACACGATCCGCGTCGCCGGCTGCGGCGACATGTCGGGCGACGTGTTCGGCAACGGCATGCTGCTTTCGAAGGCGATCCAGCTGACCGCAGCGTTCGACCATCGCCACATCTTCCTCGACCCCAATCCCGATCCGGCGAAGAGCTGGAAGGAACGCGAGCGGATGTTCAACCTGCCGCGGTCGAGCTGGGCGGACTATAACGAGAAGCTCATCTCGAAGGGCGGCGGCATCTTCCCGCGCAGCCAGAAGAGCATTCCGCTGACCCCTGAAGTGCAGGCGTTGCTCGGGCTGTCGGTGTCCGAAATCGACCCCATTTCGCTGATCTCGGCGATCCTCAAGGCGCCGGTCGACCTGCTGTGGTTCGGCGGCATCGGCACCTATGTGAAGGCCGCGAGTCAGAATAATGCCGAGGTCGGTGACCCCGCGAACGACGCGCTGCGCGTCGATGCCGAGGATCTGCGCGTCAAGGCGGTCGGCGAGGGCGCGAACCTCGGCACGACGCAGGCCGCGCGCATCGCCTTCTCGGCGAAGGGCGGGCGGATCAACACCGACTTCATCGACAATAGTGCGGGCGTCGACTGCTCGGATAATGAGGTCAACATCAAGATCGCGCTGAACCGCGAGATGGCCGAAGGGCGCCTCAGCCAAGACGACCGCGACGCGCTGCTCGTGCGCATGACCGACAATGTTTCGGAACTGGTGCTCGAGGATAACCGGCTGCAGGCGCTGGCGCTGTCGATCGCCGAAAAGGGCGGCTCGGCGGCGGTGCCGTCGCTCGTCCGGCTGATGGAGACGTTCGAGGCATCGGGCCGGCTCGACCGCAAGGTCGAAGGGCTCGCCGCGAACGACGAATTGCTCCGCCGCGCCGCCGAAGGCCGCGGGCTGACGCGCCCCGAACTCGCCGTGCTGCTGTCGACCGCGAAGCTCGCGCTGCAGGATGCGATCGAGAACAGCGACCTGCCGGATGACCCGGCGCTCGGCAGCGACCTCGCCGCCGCCTTCCCCGACGAGATGCAGCGCGATTTTGCGGCTGCGATCGCCGATCATCAGCTGCGCCGCGAAATCATCGCGACGAAGATCGCGAACCGCATCATTAACCGCATGGGCATCGTCCATCCCTTCGAACTCGTTGAAGAGGAAGGCTGCGCGCTCGGCGACATCGCGGCGGCCTTCGTCGCGGTCGAACGGCTGCTCGAAATGCCGGCGATCTGGGACGCGCTCGACGCGGCGAAGATCGACGAAAGCATCCGCCTATCGCTGTTCGCGCAGGCGGCGTCGGCGATGACCTCGCAAATGGCCGACCTGTTGCGCGTGACGCAGACCTTGTCGCAGCCGGGGCCCGTCGTCGCGCGGCTGGAACCCGGTGTCGACCGCCTCAACGCGAGCGTCGACGCGCTGCTCAGCCCCTCGGTCAAGCATCAGTGGGACATGCTGACGCGGCAATTGCTCGACGCGGGCGCGCCCGAGGCGCTGACCGCGTCGGTCGTGCGGCTGTTCAAGACCGACGGTGCGATCGGCATCGTCGACCTTGCCGAACGGCGCGGCGACGACGAGGTCGCGGTGACCAGCGCGTTCACACATCTCGGCGAAGCCTTGGGGCTCGACTGGGCACAGACGCTGGCGGCGCATATGAGCCCCGCCGATCCGTGGGAACGCCTGCTCGTCAACAGCCTTGCGCGCGATTTCCAGCAGATGCGCCTGACCTTCCTCGCCGGGCTGCCGAAGGGCGATCTCGACGCGGCGGTGACCAAATGGCTCGCCGATCACGCGCCGCGCGTCGAGCAGTTCCGCGCGACGGTCGACCGGGCGCGGATGATCCCGAGCCCGAACGGCGCGATGCTGTCGCACATCGCGGGGCAGGCGCGCGGGCTCTTGGGAAGGTAG
- a CDS encoding PAS domain-containing protein → MDSMRGLLSGSHDQDDGAIDAPASVGVDERRMQVRAYNYWASLLADRAYPSVEDLDLDGADFGSHSVLLDFTAGVENPGLAYLGDTLREESQIEEDVHYISQIPGRSLLSRLTDHYLQIIANRAPIGFEAEFVNDRGTTIMYRGILLPFSSDDDTIDFIMGVINWKEVVTADQAEELQLSVEQALRSAAPLTAPVPVWADGPDSEHLDDDVVVDAAPGFAALGKDDELLLDAEVGADEGEVSADPGQDAELADWLALARETAERAIAADSRSRGALYQAVGKAWDFALAAEEQPEEFAALLDDAGLAVQDRAPMTPVVKLVFGATYDKTRLAEYACVLGHAKDEGVGRGELSAYLDRYPGGLKGLVKDARARRKPADAAERSDDKLDALRRAHPALILEHDAGDAEFVVLIARAMPGGHIGIVAKAADDPALVAKLAKKAVPITPGG, encoded by the coding sequence ATGGACAGCATGCGCGGACTGCTTTCGGGCAGCCACGACCAGGATGATGGGGCGATCGATGCGCCCGCGTCCGTCGGCGTCGACGAACGGCGGATGCAGGTTCGGGCCTATAATTACTGGGCCTCGCTGCTCGCCGACCGCGCCTATCCGTCGGTCGAGGACCTCGATCTCGACGGAGCCGATTTCGGTTCGCACTCGGTCTTGCTCGACTTCACCGCGGGGGTCGAAAACCCCGGGCTCGCTTACCTCGGCGACACGCTGCGCGAAGAGTCGCAGATCGAGGAGGACGTCCACTATATCAGCCAGATTCCGGGCCGATCCTTGCTGTCGCGCCTCACCGACCATTATCTCCAGATCATCGCCAACCGCGCGCCGATCGGCTTCGAGGCCGAGTTCGTCAACGATCGCGGCACGACGATCATGTACCGCGGCATCTTGCTGCCCTTTTCGTCCGACGACGACACGATCGATTTCATCATGGGCGTGATCAACTGGAAAGAGGTGGTCACCGCCGACCAGGCCGAGGAATTGCAGCTTTCGGTCGAACAGGCGCTGCGCAGTGCCGCGCCGCTGACCGCGCCGGTGCCCGTGTGGGCCGACGGCCCCGACTCGGAGCATCTCGACGACGATGTCGTGGTCGATGCCGCCCCCGGTTTCGCCGCGCTGGGCAAGGATGACGAGCTTTTGCTGGATGCCGAGGTCGGCGCGGACGAGGGCGAGGTGTCGGCCGATCCGGGGCAGGATGCCGAACTCGCCGACTGGCTCGCGCTCGCACGCGAAACCGCCGAGCGCGCGATCGCGGCCGACAGCCGCAGTCGCGGTGCGCTCTATCAGGCGGTCGGCAAGGCATGGGATTTCGCGCTCGCCGCCGAGGAACAGCCCGAAGAATTTGCCGCGCTGCTCGACGACGCCGGGCTGGCGGTGCAAGACCGTGCGCCGATGACCCCGGTCGTGAAGCTGGTTTTCGGCGCGACCTATGACAAGACACGCCTCGCCGAATATGCCTGCGTGCTCGGTCATGCCAAGGACGAGGGCGTCGGGCGCGGCGAACTCAGCGCGTATCTCGATCGCTATCCGGGTGGGCTCAAGGGGCTGGTCAAGGATGCGCGCGCGCGCCGCAAGCCGGCCGACGCCGCCGAACGCTCCGACGACAAGCTCGACGCATTGCGCCGCGCGCATCCCGCGCTCATCCTCGAACATGATGCCGGCGACGCCGAATTCGTCGTGCTGATTGCGCGCGCGATGCCGGGCGGGCACATCGGGATCGTTGCCAAGGCGGCCGACGATCCGGCGTTGGTGGCGAAGCTGGCGAAGAAGGCAGTCCCGATCACGCCCGGCGGTTAG
- a CDS encoding DUF983 domain-containing protein, protein MTSGDVGNEKLRWILWAGWHGKCPECGKGHMFRSWLKLADRCENCGLDFSFAAPDDGPAFFSQCIVAFPLTFVIVWLQIAYSPPLWVHLVFSIPIMVIGCVLPLRPIKGWLVASQYVNKAQESGTEHLWAKLNAREKHEADERRGG, encoded by the coding sequence ATGACGAGCGGTGATGTTGGCAACGAAAAGCTGCGCTGGATCCTGTGGGCGGGCTGGCACGGCAAATGCCCCGAATGCGGCAAGGGACATATGTTCCGCTCGTGGCTGAAACTTGCCGACCGCTGCGAGAATTGCGGGCTCGACTTCAGCTTTGCGGCGCCCGACGACGGCCCCGCCTTTTTCTCGCAATGCATCGTGGCGTTCCCGCTGACCTTCGTGATCGTGTGGCTGCAGATCGCCTACAGCCCGCCGCTGTGGGTCCACTTGGTCTTTTCGATCCCGATCATGGTCATCGGCTGCGTGCTGCCGCTGCGCCCGATCAAGGGCTGGCTGGTCGCCTCGCAATATGTGAACAAGGCGCAGGAATCGGGGACCGAGCATCTGTGGGCGAAGCTGAATGCGCGCGAGAAACACGAAGCGGACGAACGGCGTGGCGGGTGA